The proteins below come from a single Demetria terragena DSM 11295 genomic window:
- the murD gene encoding UDP-N-acetylmuramoyl-L-alanine--D-glutamate ligase → MTESGASDLWPVDPSYEPLRGDADFTHAGADWSVLQVMVVGLGASGFAAADALLERGARVSIVSDGTSPAIAERAAVLKVLGARVSHGQPLPQAPEPGTHLVVTSPGVPPTNPFLQASAAAGIPVWGEVELAWRMRPREGAAPWLTVTGTNGKTTCVTMLESILRAQGLRATAAGNVGLPILEAVLHPEPYDVLAVELSTFQLHWSRSLSPYAAVCLNVAPDHVDWHGSYEEYRRMKGRIYERAQVACVYNVQDPQTEQLVMDAEVVEGCRAVGFTLGVPARSMVGVVEDVMADRAFVEERANSAVELGELRDLSGDSSLPPAPHYVADALAAAALARAYGVAPAAVRDGLRAYAPQPHRVQPAGEVQGVRFVNDSKATNPPAAAASLAAFESVVWVAGGQLKGADVADLVREHSGRLRGAVLLGADRHEIANAFGRHAPGVPIVVLDSNETVVMVDVVREAYALAQPGDVVLLAPAAASKDMWPGYEDRGNDFMTAVRGLAPGDLS, encoded by the coding sequence GTGACCGAATCGGGCGCGTCCGACCTGTGGCCGGTCGACCCGTCGTACGAGCCGCTCCGAGGCGACGCCGACTTCACCCATGCCGGCGCCGACTGGTCGGTGCTTCAGGTCATGGTGGTCGGGCTCGGCGCGAGCGGGTTCGCCGCGGCGGACGCGTTGCTAGAACGGGGCGCGCGGGTGAGCATCGTCAGCGACGGGACCTCGCCGGCGATCGCGGAGCGAGCCGCGGTGCTGAAGGTGCTCGGGGCTCGAGTCAGCCATGGCCAGCCCTTGCCTCAGGCGCCGGAGCCAGGCACCCATCTCGTGGTGACCTCACCGGGCGTACCGCCGACCAATCCATTTCTGCAGGCCTCAGCGGCCGCAGGCATCCCCGTGTGGGGAGAGGTCGAGTTGGCCTGGCGGATGCGTCCACGCGAAGGTGCCGCGCCGTGGCTCACCGTCACCGGCACCAACGGCAAGACGACCTGCGTGACGATGCTGGAATCGATCTTGCGGGCGCAGGGTCTACGCGCCACCGCAGCCGGCAATGTCGGGTTGCCGATCCTTGAGGCGGTGCTGCACCCGGAGCCGTACGACGTTCTGGCCGTGGAACTTTCGACGTTCCAACTGCACTGGTCGCGCAGCCTGTCGCCCTATGCAGCCGTCTGCCTCAACGTCGCACCCGATCATGTCGACTGGCACGGGTCCTACGAGGAATACCGTCGGATGAAGGGCCGAATCTACGAACGCGCCCAAGTGGCGTGTGTCTACAACGTCCAAGATCCCCAGACCGAGCAGTTGGTCATGGATGCCGAGGTCGTCGAAGGCTGCCGCGCCGTCGGCTTCACCCTTGGGGTGCCAGCCCGCTCCATGGTGGGTGTCGTCGAAGACGTCATGGCCGACCGGGCGTTCGTCGAGGAGCGCGCCAACTCCGCTGTGGAGTTGGGTGAACTGCGCGACCTCTCCGGTGATTCGTCGTTGCCGCCAGCGCCGCACTACGTCGCAGATGCCCTCGCCGCAGCCGCACTCGCACGCGCCTACGGCGTCGCCCCGGCAGCGGTGCGCGACGGACTACGGGCCTACGCACCACAGCCCCACCGCGTTCAGCCGGCCGGTGAAGTCCAAGGGGTGCGCTTCGTTAATGACTCCAAGGCGACCAACCCGCCCGCGGCGGCCGCATCATTGGCCGCCTTCGAGAGCGTGGTGTGGGTGGCAGGTGGGCAACTCAAGGGGGCCGACGTCGCCGACCTCGTCCGCGAGCACTCGGGTCGCTTGAGGGGGGCAGTCCTGCTCGGTGCTGATCGGCACGAGATCGCCAATGCGTTCGGCCGACACGCGCCAGGGGTCCCGATTGTCGTGCTCGACAGCAACGAGACTGTCGTCATGGTCGATGTGGTGCGGGAGGCGTATGCCCTGGCTCAGCCGGGCGATGTGGTGCTCCTCGCGCCCGCGGCGGCATCCAAAGACATGTGGCCCGGCTACGAAGACCGCGGCAATGACTTCATGACGGCCGTGCGTGGCCTTGCGCCAGGGGATCTCTCGTGA
- the mraY gene encoding phospho-N-acetylmuramoyl-pentapeptide-transferase: MRAVLIAASFSLVIALFGTPAFIKYLVRKEYGQFVRDDGPTSHHTKRGTPTMGGAVIIAAAVIAYFGAHLLTWRPPTYSGLLVIFLMVGLGAVGFADDFIKISKARSLGLRSHEKLIGQGVVGVVFAVLALNNADSSGLTPASTKISFVRDTLWETPGGSAVSIDLAFAGTAVGLVLFVLWANLLIAGTSNGTNLSDGLDGLATGAAVMVFGAYVLITIWQFNQSCSVTLSNKCYEVRDPYDLAVVAAAVMGACFGFLWWNASPAKIFMGDTGSLALGGALAGLAILTRTELLLVVIGGLFVLETMSVILQVGSFKLRKKRIFRMAPIHHHFELLGWEQITVVVRFWIICGLCVALGVGIFYAEWVVSAP, encoded by the coding sequence GTGAGAGCTGTACTCATTGCTGCGAGTTTCTCGCTCGTCATCGCGCTGTTTGGCACCCCTGCGTTCATCAAATACCTGGTGCGCAAGGAATATGGCCAGTTCGTCCGCGACGACGGGCCTACCAGCCACCACACCAAGCGCGGTACGCCCACCATGGGTGGCGCCGTCATCATTGCCGCGGCGGTGATCGCCTACTTCGGCGCACACCTGCTGACCTGGCGCCCACCGACATACTCCGGCCTCTTGGTCATCTTCCTGATGGTCGGTCTGGGCGCGGTCGGGTTTGCCGACGACTTCATCAAAATCAGCAAGGCCCGCTCCCTCGGCCTGCGCTCCCACGAAAAGTTGATCGGCCAAGGCGTGGTCGGCGTCGTTTTTGCCGTGCTTGCGCTGAACAACGCCGATAGCAGTGGATTGACCCCCGCGAGCACCAAGATCTCGTTTGTGCGCGACACCCTGTGGGAGACGCCCGGCGGTAGCGCCGTATCGATCGACCTCGCGTTCGCGGGCACGGCCGTCGGTCTGGTGCTCTTCGTGCTGTGGGCCAATCTGCTCATCGCCGGCACCAGCAACGGAACCAACCTCAGCGACGGGCTCGATGGCTTGGCCACCGGTGCCGCAGTCATGGTTTTCGGTGCCTACGTCCTGATCACCATTTGGCAGTTCAACCAGTCGTGTTCGGTGACGTTGAGTAACAAGTGTTACGAAGTGCGCGATCCGTACGATCTCGCGGTGGTCGCGGCTGCGGTGATGGGTGCCTGCTTCGGCTTCCTATGGTGGAACGCCTCACCCGCCAAGATCTTCATGGGCGACACCGGGTCGCTGGCCCTGGGCGGCGCGCTGGCCGGTCTGGCGATCCTCACCCGCACCGAGTTGCTGCTGGTCGTTATCGGCGGACTGTTCGTGTTGGAGACGATGTCAGTCATCCTGCAGGTCGGGTCGTTCAAGTTGCGTAAGAAACGCATCTTCCGGATGGCGCCGATTCACCACCACTTTGAGTTACTCGGCTGGGAGCAGATCACGGTTGTCGTCCGGTTCTGGATCATTTGTGGTCTGTGCGTAGCCCTCGGCGTGGGCATCTTCTACGCCGAGTGGGTGGTGTCCGCACCGTGA
- a CDS encoding UDP-N-acetylmuramoyl-tripeptide--D-alanyl-D-alanine ligase, producing the protein MIPLHLAQVAAITGGRLEGPDVLIDGPVVTDSREAAPGSLYVARVGEHADGHDYVGGARAAGAVAVLGTRRVDDIPTVLVDDVQEAFAALARGLVDRAEHLTIVGVTGSSGKTTTKDLLATVLTPHGLTVAPVGSYNSEVGVPLTVCRIDAATRYLVAEMGADGVGHIAYLCRIAPPRIGVVLNVGQAHLQFFGSVDAIAQTKGELVESLPAEGLAVLNADDPKVRAMGSRARSRVVLVGRAPDADIRASDVTLDELGRASFVVHSPAGTAQVQLGGLLGEHHVGNALAVLAVALELGFTLNETVKSLGEARPASRWRMELFDLADGRTVINDAYNANPDSMRAALRTLSQIRQAGRRTWAVLGAMRELGPTSAAEHTGIGQAAVAEGVDRIIAVGDGAQGIYEGALAAGADATKTSWVTGVDDAYALLDNHSTPGDVILLKSSRDSGLRFLGDRIVSDAGQEVDR; encoded by the coding sequence GTGATTCCGTTGCACCTCGCGCAGGTGGCGGCGATCACCGGTGGCCGACTCGAGGGTCCGGACGTCCTCATCGACGGCCCGGTGGTCACAGATTCTCGCGAAGCGGCTCCGGGTTCGCTCTACGTCGCTCGGGTGGGTGAGCACGCCGATGGCCACGATTACGTCGGCGGCGCCCGTGCCGCCGGAGCTGTAGCCGTTCTGGGTACGCGCCGCGTCGACGACATCCCCACCGTCCTGGTCGATGACGTGCAAGAGGCGTTTGCCGCGCTAGCCCGCGGTCTCGTCGACCGCGCGGAGCACCTCACGATTGTGGGAGTGACCGGGTCCTCCGGGAAGACCACGACCAAAGACCTTCTGGCTACGGTGCTGACCCCGCACGGCCTGACCGTCGCGCCGGTCGGCTCGTACAACTCTGAGGTCGGCGTGCCGCTGACGGTGTGCCGGATTGACGCGGCTACCCGTTATCTTGTCGCCGAGATGGGTGCCGACGGAGTCGGGCACATTGCTTACCTGTGCCGGATCGCCCCGCCTCGGATTGGTGTCGTCCTCAACGTCGGTCAGGCGCATCTACAGTTCTTCGGCTCCGTCGATGCGATCGCCCAGACCAAGGGTGAATTGGTGGAGTCCCTTCCGGCTGAGGGTCTCGCCGTTCTGAATGCCGATGATCCCAAGGTTCGAGCGATGGGCTCGCGGGCCCGTTCGCGCGTTGTCCTGGTCGGGCGCGCGCCAGATGCCGACATCCGAGCGAGCGACGTGACGCTGGATGAACTCGGTCGGGCGTCCTTCGTCGTGCACTCACCGGCCGGAACCGCGCAGGTCCAGTTGGGCGGCCTTCTCGGCGAACATCACGTCGGTAACGCTCTCGCGGTGCTAGCGGTCGCGCTCGAACTCGGGTTCACCCTCAATGAGACGGTGAAGTCTCTGGGGGAGGCGCGACCAGCGAGTCGGTGGCGGATGGAACTGTTTGACCTCGCCGATGGCCGGACCGTCATCAATGACGCGTACAACGCCAATCCCGACTCGATGCGCGCCGCCCTACGCACCTTGAGCCAGATCAGGCAGGCCGGACGCCGAACCTGGGCGGTCCTTGGCGCGATGCGCGAACTCGGCCCGACCTCAGCGGCCGAACATACGGGCATCGGTCAGGCAGCAGTCGCCGAGGGCGTTGATCGCATCATCGCGGTCGGGGATGGGGCACAGGGCATCTACGAGGGTGCGCTCGCCGCCGGCGCGGATGCGACCAAGACCAGTTGGGTGACGGGAGTCGACGATGCGTATGCGCTCCTTGACAACCACAGCACCCCCGGCGACGTCATCCTCCTGAAGTCCTCCCGCGACTCGGGCCTAAGGTTCCTGGGGGACCGGATCGTGTCGGACGCAGGCCAGGAGGTTGACCGGTGA
- a CDS encoding peptidoglycan D,D-transpeptidase FtsI family protein, protein MFVAIAFVFSLFAAQLIKIQGLESSGVSAAALGERAEKVTIPAHRGQIVDAKGTVLANSIDRRNVTGDSLAMSQYHKTVNGKRTQVGLKGAAQDMAPLLGVPEEELAATLKKAFAAKSQFTYLAKDIAPTQWRSIDNLGIPGVFSEQTVRREYPQGTSTAPLIGWVNQSSEPGGGVEQMLNSQLNGKPGLHVYERARDGSPIATGDGQDVKAVPGRNVKLTINNDMQWFAQNALAKRVKETDGLSGTAVVLDAKTGKLLSAASYPSFDPNNMGSAEGFLQSRPFTEVYEPGSTSKAITMAAALDQGLVTEKTKVTVPNRIERAGRPFKDSHDHGTLKLTTAGVLAQSSNIGTVLVGEKMSRKTIHTYLTDFGMGSPSGIGFPGESRGIVASPDSWKGDQRYTVLFGQGVAGTAVQQASVFQAIANGGVQQPIKLIDGYADDNGGWTPPEDDRVAKQVIKPRTADTLTGMMRSVTDEKYGTATQAAVPGYTVAGKTSTAERYDSEMKKYSGTTASFIGYAPVADPEFVVAVTIQRPRKGTYGGPVAGPVFSQIMGYALRDRGVPPKKGGPGPYPLTATAQSAKSPGRDE, encoded by the coding sequence ATGTTTGTCGCGATCGCCTTTGTCTTCAGCCTGTTTGCTGCGCAGTTGATCAAGATTCAGGGCTTGGAATCGAGCGGGGTATCTGCTGCGGCGCTAGGTGAGCGGGCTGAGAAGGTCACGATCCCGGCCCACCGTGGGCAGATCGTCGACGCCAAAGGCACGGTGCTCGCCAACAGCATCGACCGCCGTAATGTCACCGGCGACTCCTTAGCGATGAGTCAGTACCACAAGACCGTCAATGGCAAACGGACTCAAGTTGGCCTGAAGGGCGCGGCCCAGGACATGGCGCCGTTGCTCGGCGTACCTGAGGAGGAGTTGGCGGCCACCCTCAAGAAGGCCTTCGCTGCGAAGTCCCAGTTCACATACTTGGCCAAGGACATTGCTCCAACCCAGTGGCGCTCCATCGACAACCTGGGCATTCCAGGGGTCTTCAGTGAGCAAACCGTTCGCCGTGAATACCCACAGGGCACCAGTACCGCCCCGCTCATCGGCTGGGTCAACCAGAGCAGTGAGCCAGGTGGTGGCGTCGAGCAGATGCTCAATTCGCAGCTCAACGGAAAGCCCGGCCTCCATGTCTACGAGCGGGCGCGGGACGGTTCGCCCATCGCGACAGGAGACGGTCAGGACGTTAAAGCGGTTCCCGGCCGCAACGTCAAACTCACCATTAACAACGACATGCAGTGGTTCGCCCAGAACGCACTGGCGAAGCGAGTCAAGGAGACCGACGGGCTCTCTGGGACCGCGGTCGTCCTTGATGCCAAGACCGGCAAGCTCCTGAGCGCGGCGTCCTATCCCAGTTTTGATCCGAACAACATGGGCAGCGCCGAGGGTTTCCTGCAGAGCCGGCCATTCACGGAGGTCTATGAGCCGGGCTCGACCAGCAAGGCGATCACCATGGCGGCCGCACTCGATCAGGGGTTGGTGACCGAAAAGACCAAGGTCACCGTGCCGAACCGAATCGAGCGGGCGGGACGTCCGTTCAAGGACTCCCACGACCACGGCACCCTGAAGTTGACGACTGCGGGTGTCTTGGCGCAATCCTCCAATATCGGCACCGTGCTGGTGGGCGAAAAGATGTCGCGCAAGACCATCCACACCTACCTCACCGACTTCGGGATGGGCTCGCCGAGCGGGATCGGCTTCCCCGGGGAATCGCGCGGGATCGTGGCCAGCCCCGACTCCTGGAAGGGGGATCAGCGCTACACGGTGCTGTTCGGCCAGGGCGTCGCGGGTACGGCGGTGCAACAGGCGTCGGTGTTCCAAGCGATCGCCAATGGTGGAGTGCAGCAGCCGATCAAACTCATTGACGGATATGCCGATGACAACGGTGGATGGACTCCGCCCGAGGATGACCGGGTGGCCAAGCAGGTCATCAAACCGCGTACGGCGGACACGCTCACCGGCATGATGCGCAGTGTGACCGACGAGAAGTACGGCACCGCGACGCAGGCGGCTGTTCCGGGCTACACGGTGGCCGGTAAGACCTCCACGGCGGAGCGCTACGACTCCGAGATGAAGAAATACAGCGGCACGACCGCCTCCTTCATTGGGTACGCGCCGGTGGCCGACCCCGAATTTGTCGTTGCCGTGACCATTCAGCGGCCGCGCAAGGGGACCTATGGCGGTCCGGTTGCCGGGCCGGTGTTCTCCCAAATCATGGGCTACGCGCTGCGAGATCGGGGCGTTCCCCCGAAGAAGGGCGGCCCTGGCCCATACCCGCTCACGGCAACCGCCCAGTCGGCGAAGAGCCCGGGGAGGGACGAGTGA
- the rsmH gene encoding 16S rRNA (cytosine(1402)-N(4))-methyltransferase RsmH has translation MAHPPPTAERHTPVLRNRIVDLLAPALTEPGSVLVDATLGMGGHTEALLEACPNARVLGIDRDTQALDLAGERLAPFGERFTAVQAVYDELPEVLAEHGMTRVQAVLFDLGVSSLQLDEADRGFAYRHDAPLDMRMSPDDGPTAADVLNTYSAADLERILRDFGEERFARRIARSIVERRATVPFARSAELVDLLRAAIPAASQRTGGHPAKRTFQALRIEVNGELDAWQRALPAAVDALAVDGRIAVLSYHSLEDRIAKRALARAATSTTPPGLPVELPEHAPYVRLLTRGAETADSAETEHNPRATPARLRAAIKVRIPEVTTR, from the coding sequence TTGGCGCACCCGCCCCCGACCGCAGAGCGGCACACTCCCGTCCTGCGGAACCGCATTGTCGATCTGCTGGCACCCGCACTGACCGAGCCAGGGTCGGTGCTGGTCGACGCGACGTTGGGCATGGGCGGGCATACCGAAGCACTGCTCGAAGCCTGCCCGAACGCACGTGTGCTCGGAATCGACAGAGACACCCAAGCGCTGGATCTGGCGGGGGAGCGGTTGGCGCCGTTCGGCGAGCGATTCACCGCCGTTCAGGCCGTTTACGACGAGCTTCCCGAGGTGTTGGCTGAGCACGGGATGACCCGGGTGCAGGCGGTGTTGTTCGACCTGGGGGTCTCTTCGCTGCAACTCGACGAGGCCGACCGCGGCTTCGCCTATCGCCATGATGCGCCACTGGATATGCGGATGAGCCCGGACGACGGCCCCACGGCAGCAGACGTTCTCAATACCTACAGCGCGGCTGACCTGGAACGGATCCTGCGTGACTTCGGCGAGGAGCGCTTCGCCCGGCGAATTGCTCGTTCGATCGTGGAGCGGCGCGCCACAGTGCCTTTCGCCCGGTCGGCGGAGTTGGTGGACCTGTTGCGTGCCGCTATTCCAGCCGCCAGCCAGCGCACCGGTGGTCACCCGGCCAAGCGCACCTTCCAGGCGCTGCGGATCGAAGTGAACGGTGAGTTGGATGCCTGGCAGCGGGCGCTGCCAGCCGCGGTCGACGCGCTGGCGGTCGATGGGCGTATCGCGGTGCTGTCCTATCACTCGCTGGAAGACCGGATCGCCAAGCGAGCACTCGCTCGCGCCGCGACCTCCACGACCCCGCCAGGGCTCCCCGTCGAGTTGCCTGAGCACGCGCCGTACGTCCGACTCCTGACCCGAGGAGCCGAAACGGCCGATAGCGCGGAGACCGAGCACAACCCCCGAGCCACACCCGCCCGACTTCGCGCCGCGATCAAAGTCCGTATCCCGGAGGTCACCACCCGATGA
- the mraZ gene encoding division/cell wall cluster transcriptional repressor MraZ, which yields MFLGTHYPRLDDKGRLILPAKFRKGLEGGLVVTRGQERCLYVFAMAEFERITTAMSDTPVTSRAVRDFQRVFLSAASDEIPDKQGRVTIPSVLRDYAGLARECTVIGAGSRVEVWDTTAWTDYLAQTEDAFSEQSEEVIPGLI from the coding sequence ATGTTTCTCGGCACCCACTACCCGCGCCTCGACGACAAGGGCCGGTTGATCCTGCCGGCGAAATTTCGCAAAGGCCTAGAAGGCGGGTTGGTCGTGACTCGCGGCCAGGAGCGCTGCCTTTACGTCTTTGCCATGGCCGAGTTTGAGCGCATCACGACGGCCATGAGTGACACTCCCGTCACGAGTCGCGCGGTCCGCGATTTCCAGCGCGTCTTCCTCTCCGCCGCCTCCGATGAGATTCCGGATAAGCAGGGCCGCGTCACGATTCCCTCGGTCCTGCGGGATTACGCCGGTCTAGCCCGCGAGTGCACCGTCATCGGCGCAGGCTCCCGGGTCGAGGTCTGGGACACCACCGCATGGACCGACTACCTCGCCCAGACCGAGGACGCCTTCTCCGAGCAGTCCGAAGAGGTGATCCCCGGCCTGATCTGA
- a CDS encoding AAA family ATPase, whose product MHNGAPTQTAPPGSSTSEDDAAELRTVAGAIHRAVSSVIEGKSEVLRTAVTVLLAGGHLLIEDVPGVGKTMLAKALARSIDCPMRRVQFTPDLLPSDITGVSVFNQDTRTFEFRPGAIFANIVVGDEINRASPKTQSALLECMEEGQVTVDGKTYTLHRPFMVMATQNPIEMEGTFPLPEAQRDRFMARISMGYPTASAELAMLGSHGGSSPLDDLRPVTDGETVARLSASVRNLYASPELQQYVVDLMAATRTTSMLRLGASPRASLQLLRAARAHAALEGRGHVIPEDVVTLVPTVLAHRVLPSPETQVAQRSTTDVLHDIVRRVPVPRATHH is encoded by the coding sequence ATGCACAACGGCGCCCCAACTCAGACCGCTCCGCCCGGCTCGTCGACGTCTGAGGACGACGCCGCCGAGCTGCGCACGGTGGCGGGTGCCATTCACCGGGCCGTCTCCTCGGTCATCGAGGGAAAAAGTGAGGTCCTGCGGACCGCAGTCACCGTGCTGCTCGCGGGCGGGCATCTCCTCATCGAGGATGTGCCTGGCGTCGGCAAGACGATGCTGGCCAAGGCATTGGCCCGATCCATCGACTGCCCGATGAGGCGAGTCCAGTTCACCCCCGACCTCCTGCCCAGTGACATCACGGGCGTCAGCGTCTTTAACCAAGACACCCGCACGTTCGAGTTCCGGCCTGGCGCGATCTTCGCCAACATCGTGGTCGGTGACGAGATCAACCGCGCATCGCCCAAGACGCAGTCGGCCCTTCTTGAGTGCATGGAAGAAGGCCAGGTCACGGTCGATGGCAAGACCTATACGTTGCACCGCCCGTTCATGGTCATGGCCACGCAGAACCCCATCGAGATGGAGGGGACTTTCCCGCTGCCAGAGGCCCAGCGGGACCGGTTTATGGCCCGCATCTCGATGGGTTATCCCACGGCAAGCGCCGAGTTGGCCATGCTGGGATCTCACGGGGGTAGTTCCCCGCTGGATGACCTGCGGCCGGTGACTGATGGTGAGACCGTGGCCAGGCTGTCCGCCTCCGTCCGCAATCTGTATGCCAGCCCCGAACTACAGCAGTACGTCGTCGACCTCATGGCCGCGACCCGCACCACCAGCATGCTGCGCCTCGGCGCATCCCCCCGAGCCTCCCTCCAACTGCTCCGGGCGGCACGGGCGCACGCCGCTCTCGAGGGCCGCGGCCACGTCATCCCGGAGGACGTCGTGACCCTCGTCCCGACCGTGCTGGCCCACCGGGTATTGCCGAGTCCCGAGACCCAGGTGGCTCAGCGCAGCACCACCGACGTTCTGCACGACATCGTGCGCCGCGTCCCCGTGCCACGTGCCACCCACCATTGA
- a CDS encoding DUF58 domain-containing protein: MARSRRPHTLTTRGRAMFACGVVLLLAGILLGFRDITRIGVLLLLLPIVARLVARSRSPRLAVDRAITPTNVQAGESAEVSVEFTNVGERSTTLYSAEEQVSPALGESPRFLLPRLRPQHRRRITYSVTCQRRGRHHLGPVALRQEDPFGLTRIELTVRSLGEIVVRPHVEPLGQGQPAGAGFGIEGETPQMMALHGEDDVSIRNYRDGDDLRKVHWPATAHRGELMVRQEDRPARRSAVLLLDSRASGHSPGDYSASFEWAVSALASVAVRLSGMGYVLHLATRESLEAGRLDVDLGSEEVLDELARVEPGSDSDHERLMHAVQELAERTGGIVAATTGAGGMGMTDLATLRRPGTTAQALIVDRDSFIAGSADVGPSTLAHQTVLHQAGWRAIPITAHTEIAHAWAVLTATGRAIVRS, encoded by the coding sequence ATGGCCCGCAGCCGCCGACCCCACACCCTGACCACGCGTGGGCGCGCCATGTTCGCCTGCGGGGTGGTCTTGCTGCTGGCGGGAATTCTGCTCGGCTTCCGTGACATCACTCGTATCGGTGTGCTCCTGCTCCTCCTGCCGATCGTGGCGCGCCTCGTCGCGCGCAGCAGGTCGCCGCGCTTAGCCGTTGACCGCGCCATCACGCCCACCAACGTGCAAGCCGGCGAGTCAGCCGAGGTCTCGGTTGAATTCACCAACGTGGGCGAGCGCTCGACGACGCTGTACTCCGCCGAGGAGCAGGTGTCTCCTGCGCTGGGCGAATCGCCGCGCTTTTTGCTGCCGCGCCTGCGCCCGCAGCATCGCCGCCGCATCACCTATTCCGTCACGTGCCAGAGGCGCGGCCGGCATCACCTCGGACCGGTCGCTTTACGTCAAGAAGACCCGTTCGGCCTCACCCGTATCGAACTCACGGTGCGCAGCCTCGGTGAGATCGTCGTACGCCCCCACGTCGAGCCACTCGGCCAAGGCCAGCCGGCCGGCGCCGGGTTCGGCATCGAGGGCGAGACGCCCCAAATGATGGCGCTGCACGGCGAAGACGACGTCAGTATCCGCAACTATCGCGATGGTGATGACCTGCGGAAGGTGCACTGGCCCGCGACTGCCCATCGCGGCGAACTCATGGTGCGACAAGAAGACCGTCCAGCCCGCCGATCTGCGGTCCTGCTGCTCGACTCGCGGGCCTCCGGGCACTCGCCTGGCGACTACTCCGCGTCCTTCGAGTGGGCGGTCAGCGCCCTCGCCTCCGTGGCGGTACGCCTCTCTGGGATGGGTTATGTCCTGCACCTGGCGACTCGGGAATCTCTCGAGGCTGGTCGACTCGACGTCGATCTCGGCAGCGAAGAGGTCTTGGATGAGCTGGCTCGGGTCGAGCCTGGCAGCGACAGCGACCACGAGCGACTGATGCACGCCGTGCAGGAACTGGCCGAACGCACCGGAGGCATCGTCGCAGCGACAACGGGTGCTGGTGGCATGGGGATGACCGACTTGGCGACGCTTCGTCGACCCGGCACCACAGCGCAGGCCCTCATCGTGGATCGAGATTCCTTCATCGCCGGATCCGCCGACGTGGGGCCCTCGACCCTGGCCCACCAGACCGTCCTTCACCAAGCGGGCTGGCGTGCGATCCCCATCACGGCGCATACCGAGATCGCTCACGCCTGGGCCGTGCTCACCGCCACCGGACGCGCAATCGTGAGGTCCTGA